Proteins found in one Methylobacterium sp. CB376 genomic segment:
- a CDS encoding sigma-70 family RNA polymerase sigma factor gives MSFYLFGEADAASPNPPDLPPFLRDHLGKQLRAGYAAVVTGRQPQALLDLVARLEDALAKVAATRSSFGNDVLAQVPALRRFALTLTIDATQADDLVQETLLRAWQHQRRFQAGTCLRAWLFTILRNQFYTTCRKRRCEVEDADGMAAQKLVALAEQESGIELRETWEQLDKLPASQREALLLIAVQGLSYEAAARLMGCRVGTAKSRVNRARIALAEALGYERAHS, from the coding sequence ATGTCGTTCTATCTCTTCGGCGAAGCGGATGCCGCTTCGCCCAATCCTCCCGATTTGCCGCCATTCCTGCGTGACCATCTCGGTAAGCAGTTGCGTGCCGGCTACGCCGCGGTTGTGACCGGGCGGCAGCCTCAAGCGCTGCTCGACTTGGTCGCCCGGCTCGAGGACGCGCTGGCTAAAGTGGCGGCAACGAGGTCCTCGTTCGGCAACGACGTTCTGGCCCAGGTGCCTGCTCTGCGGCGTTTCGCGCTCACCCTCACCATCGACGCCACTCAGGCCGACGACCTCGTCCAAGAGACCCTGCTGCGCGCGTGGCAACACCAGCGCCGCTTCCAGGCGGGCACCTGCCTCCGGGCATGGCTGTTCACCATTCTGCGCAACCAGTTCTACACGACCTGCCGCAAGCGGCGCTGCGAGGTCGAAGATGCTGACGGTATGGCCGCGCAGAAGCTGGTCGCTCTGGCCGAGCAGGAGAGTGGGATCGAGCTGCGGGAGACCTGGGAGCAACTCGACAAGCTGCCCGCGTCGCAGCGCGAAGCCCTGCTGCTCATCGCCGTCCAGGGGCTCTCCTACGAGGCGGCCGCACGCCTGATGGGCTGCCGTGTCGGCACCGCGAAGAGCCGCGTCAATCGCGCCCGGATAGCCCTGGCTGAAGCGCTGGGCTACGAGCGCGCGCATTCATGA
- a CDS encoding recombinase family protein, whose translation MHVRAYLRASTDEQDAQRARGQLEAFAAERGLRIAAWYAETESGARLERPALFRLLSDAHPGDVLLIEQVDRLSRLTVADWERLKREIADRRIRVVALDLPTSWMMATGNGDEFTARMFKAVNGMMLDVLAAVARKDDEDRRRRQAQGQARARAEGRYRGRAEDTERNAGIAAMLTAGLTWSQIQAATGCSRAHLAKIAKQVTAAGPSGS comes from the coding sequence GTGCACGTCCGAGCCTACCTCCGCGCCTCCACCGACGAGCAGGACGCCCAGCGCGCCCGCGGACAGCTCGAAGCCTTCGCCGCCGAGCGGGGGCTCCGGATCGCCGCGTGGTACGCCGAGACCGAGAGCGGCGCCCGCCTGGAGCGCCCGGCCCTGTTCCGGCTGCTCTCCGACGCCCATCCCGGCGACGTGCTGCTCATCGAGCAGGTCGACCGGCTCTCCCGGCTCACGGTGGCGGACTGGGAGCGGCTGAAGCGCGAGATCGCCGACCGGCGCATCCGGGTGGTCGCCCTCGACCTGCCGACGAGCTGGATGATGGCGACCGGCAACGGCGACGAGTTCACCGCCCGGATGTTCAAGGCGGTGAACGGGATGATGCTGGACGTGCTCGCGGCGGTGGCGCGCAAGGACGACGAGGACCGGCGCCGCCGGCAGGCTCAGGGACAGGCGCGTGCAAGGGCGGAGGGCCGCTACAGGGGCCGGGCGGAGGACACGGAGCGCAACGCCGGCATCGCCGCGATGCTCACCGCCGGGCTGACGTGGTCACAGATCCAGGCGGCGACCGGGTGCAGTCGGGCGCACCTCGCCAAAATCGCCAAGCAGGTGACGGCTGCCGGGCCGAGCGGCTCATGA
- a CDS encoding DUF6894 family protein: MRRFYFDLADGVTTIRDKEGVEAADLNEALEAAEAVIQEMRAKGELAHFGDGWTLSIRLEAGTVLAILPVE, encoded by the coding sequence ATGCGGCGCTTCTACTTCGACCTCGCCGACGGGGTCACTACCATCCGTGACAAGGAGGGGGTCGAGGCCGCGGACCTGAATGAGGCGCTGGAGGCGGCCGAAGCCGTGATCCAGGAGATGAGAGCCAAGGGCGAGCTGGCGCACTTCGGGGACGGCTGGACCCTCTCCATTCGCCTGGAGGCCGGGACCGTCCTGGCGATCCTGCCCGTCGAGTAG
- a CDS encoding recombinase family protein yields MLSVAELKAGMIAERTRKALAAAKARGVKLGGDRGNLSADNVKGRAVSLKLRQAQADRRSSDLSPIIAEIRAAGASLLRKIAAELNARGVPTARGGSWSAVQVQRVLARTA; encoded by the coding sequence ATGCTCAGCGTGGCCGAGCTTAAGGCCGGCATGATCGCGGAGCGGACCCGGAAGGCGCTCGCGGCCGCCAAGGCTCGGGGCGTCAAGCTCGGCGGTGACCGGGGCAACCTGTCGGCCGACAATGTGAAAGGGCGCGCGGTCAGCTTGAAGCTACGGCAGGCGCAGGCCGATCGGCGCTCATCCGATCTGTCGCCGATCATCGCCGAAATCCGCGCTGCTGGTGCTTCCTTGCTGCGGAAGATCGCGGCCGAGCTGAACGCGCGCGGCGTCCCCACGGCGCGCGGTGGGTCCTGGAGCGCGGTCCAAGTACAACGCGTCCTGGCGCGGACGGCGTAA